The stretch of DNA cctgtaaaaTAGGAGATAACTGCATAGTATTTTATGCTTGGCCTTCCTTAAATATAGGTTTTACTATTACAAATTGAGTTTACATATATAGAGacaataaaatcaagttttaagAAGGCCAAGTTCAATGaatatgtaaattttgaaaaatcaagtCAAAAGTAGTTTACCAATCGTCAAATCTTGTAAATCAATTCAGAAGCGACAAAGTAAGGTAACAAAGACAAAATTTGAGAACATCACATCACATCAACAGTACAATTGTGTCTACTGTACATCATTGTGTACATGAATCACCCATtgaaagaacaaaataatttttactgAATCAAAATGTTAGAAAAACATCAATGAGACTGCAAGTGCAACCCAACAACACTAGAATGACGAGCTATCCAAAATGAATcaataaaaagtataaaactgAACATCCATTTATCAGTAATCTGACATTATAAAATAACAGTGTCTATACATGCTGGTCTTTCAAAAAGTACTGAATTTTGTCactaatgttttgaattttacagTGAACAGAAACAAGCAGTAACAGCATTAACTGACCTGAGAGTATGGCACGAAGAGACTATGACTGGTGGACTTCAAGGATGGAAAATGAATCAAACTTTCAGAAAGAATATGAAAATAGCCTTACTTGGAGGGTAAACATGAAAGAAATATTCAATTATCTAATGCAAATGTAATACAGatttatttcaaaagtttatGTTTAAGAAGAGTCAAAATGCCTCATTTTTAAGAGACATCATCTTTTGTattggaatgatttttgtggTTCTAATTATTTGTCACCTCACCCAGGATTTTTCTATCATTTGCCTGATCATCAAATACCAAGGGGTGTCAATATAGGACCTATTTTCCAATCCAATTTTTCTTATCTTAAATCCTAAATTTACTCCGAAATAAGGCTGAGAAagacattcatcatgttcatgcgTCTATTCCAAGTCAGTTAAATTTGTACACAGTTGCTGTTTGATAGTTGATAGTCACTGTAACATAAAGACCTACAGATTTAGATTTATCATATTGTTTAGACTTTTGTCTATTATAAAAGATAGTATTTTGACCTTTAAATGTCCTGAGTTTTGGGTAACTAGCTCACTAACATACCCAACATCTCTTTTATTCCAATTGATGGAGAGGAAATTGAATATTTTAGCTGAACTTATAACATCTCTTAATAATTACATTTGTATATGCATCATTATATATTCAACTGACTATAGTCAATGTTGAGTTTCATAGTAATCTCTGTTTCTCAGATATGTTCTAATAGCAATAGacatgaaacttattcacaatgctaattaccacaaatCTCAGATCAAGTACTAATTTGGATAGTGTCACTTTAATTGTtcttgagttatttccctttataacattatatacaAACTGGGGCACCATTTGTGTCCATGTTCTGTGTCCccttttatttaacttttaatttgaaatataaatataaaaatacatatagTTAGATTCTGTCTGAAAAAGAACAtaaacttattttcaaaatataggTCATGACATGGCCTTCAAATTGTTTATAATGTATGGTACAGTCATCTTTGTTAAGATTTCATGTTAGTTTATTATGGAGAAAATAAGGACAAAATAGCCTTTTTGCAATTTCCATCATTGGAGCAAGGTGTACACTCCATTTTGAAAACAATCTTTATAATGGGTCTTTTGAAGAACACTGGTAAGAaaactaaaatttataaaaattatcaatCTTAGTTGACTAGAAGAAGAATTGTCCATTTTctatcgaaggtcagtggttttctcggAGCaatccggcttcctccaccaataaaactaACTGCTaagaaatagcccaaaagtggtgTTTAAACACcaacgatcaatcaatcaatcaatcaatcatagtaTTATGTTAGGATGGGAAAGGCTACCACAGTAAATAAGATATTGTAGCTGTAGCCTGTAACTCAGATGctttcaattttacaaaaataattagcCGAAAGAAATATACcagtaatttgaaaataaaatacatttttctgatgaTAAAGTTCTTAATTTTTTACTAATGACATTACAGTAGATAGCTGATTAAGGTGATTAACAAAGGATGAcaacgttatttttttattttgtcaggGGAAATCCATGGACTTCAGGAGGAGAACAGCTTGCACCAGACAAACATTCCAAAGACATACCATTCCTAGATAAATATGCATTGGAAAGATGGGAGGTATAAATTAGACAATTTACTTATATTGAAATCACTATTAAAAAGTTAACTGTGACATATTGATTGGAGTAAATTAAGATCTGAATCCAACATTTTGTAATAGGATAAGGAACAAATCTCTGAATGTTATACTTTTTGCATGCCTTTTATTTCTATAATACTGATGTTATACATGAATGTGTATATTTACAGTGTGTATTGCATTTTATGGTTGGATCCACTGAAGGTACAGAAGGAGTCAGCAGAGatataattgatgttttactACATGCTGGTCTAATGAAAAGGTTTGTATGCTAACTTGTTTTGATCAGAGGTTGATTCTTAGTATTTTAATTTCATGTAGCaagttttcattatttcattGCCCCACATTCTGTATCCCTGATTTAGTAACAAGAAGGTTGAACAAAGAAATTCACCTCatgcatatttgttttaataaaggattcaaatatttttataactaaAAAATAAGACTTGAAAATGCTCTTACTCCTTAATGCTGCATTCTTGACAGAAAGGAAATACAAATATTCAGAACTTTAGTGTTAGCAGCTCGGGATCAAATCCATGACCTCCAGCAATCAAGGCAAACACATGTTTGGGCTTTTTTCAATATTATTGCTTTGTAAGCTTTTATCTTTTACTATGATTTATGAATTATAATGTCATTTCCTGAAAAGAGaatatttaacatttataatATGATTTCTAGTGATAGTTTGGAGCCCCTGCCATCCATCACACCAGAAGGatttcagtttttattgatggaaaCTGGTTCTCAAGTCTGGTACTTTGTACTCCAGTATCTTGAAACTGTTGAGGTATGTACAATAATTCTAGTAAaaagatataagatgtggtattagtgccaatgatacaactctgcatccaagtcacaattttgtAAAGGTAAATCATTATCGGTCAAAGTACGTCcctcaacacagagccttggctcacaccaaatagcaagctataaagggccccaaaaatgactagtgtaaaacatttcaaacatgaaaaccaatgttcttatctatataaaaaacgagagaCGAGAAACACTtttcacatcaacaaacgacaactactgaacatcagactCAAGAATTAGGACATGTGCAAACAGATGCAGCGGGGTTGaatgttttaataggtaccaaccttcacccttatctgaaacaatagtgtaacatcacaacatagataTATATTGATAGCTTTTGTCTTGCATAGTAAAGatacaagtaatttttttagATAATATTAAGGTTAGTTAgttgggaaaaaaattacatgaaaTGTCGAAGACCTTGGATAAATGAACTCGGACTATGACGTGCAAACATCAAGTATTTGATAAAAGCTACTAATTTTACCTCAATGTTAAATCTGTTGcatcaatattatttttaaaggagCATAACTTAGTCTGGTTTCCTTTACAGATCAGTGATTTGATGTTATTTAAtggatttattttattgatttcagCAACACACTGTCTTGTGATGttgaattttgtttcttttttgtttgccagaatttttttaatttgcttaCTACTAATCACTAGATGCATTGAAAAATTCACAGAAATGTTAATGATTATTTAATTAGTTTTTAAAGATTATGGATAAGaaaagtttgtttatttttgcagcAAAGAGGAATggacttaattgaatgtttatcatttttgttCCAACTGAGCTTCTCTACTCTTGGGAAGGTAGGTGATTATGTTTCTTATTGAATTGAAAAGTAGCCTGTTTTATTGTGTTTGTTAGATTAAGCTTTTTTTCAGTTACCTTGATATTTGCCAGTTTTTACTTTACCTGCATTAGACTTTTGTGAGCATCATGAACAAGTGAAGAACTTCTCTTCTAGtctgttgttatttcatttctcAATGATTTTGCTAAAAACTTTTTAGTTTACTTACTAAAATTGGTCTTGTGAAAGATGTGTTAtacacccgcaaagtggaaagggattaatataagttgcaaaacttgtttcccaatcaactataaataaatatgtttaaactattaaAGCATTAAGGTAGATCCCTTTATAGACATGCATAAAGTTTTTAATCTATTTTCTGATTAATTACTGTTATACAGTATTATAATTAGATTTTTTGGAAGTTAATATTAATGGGCATATTGAAGATTTTCAAAAAGGAAATTTTCAACGTTATATTTTCCTTTTTAGGATTACTCAACAGAAGGAATGACAGAAAACCAATTGAAATTTTTGCAGCACCTGAGGGAATTTGGTTTAGTTTATCAGAGAAAGGTTTGTGAAGGGTCTACCATCCCTATTTTAGTAGTAGGTACTTGTCTTTAAGCAGTAACAAAATAGCAATCTTTAAAAAATCTATTAAACAATGGCACAGGTTTGTCTGATTCCTACTACATAATGAAAGTTATACTGAGAGTTCTCTCCTAGTAATATTATCAAACTGATTTGTTAGTCTGCAAGATcaaatgcaatacatgtataatcaaatatgaaacaTTATCAACTTAAGGGTCTTGCAGGTTTAAATCATAGGATTTctctatttttagctcacctggcccttctCTTTTCTCATTTCTTTGCGTCCttcgtccgttgtccgtcgtcgttaacttttacaaaaatcttctcctcagaaattactgaaactactgggctagattaaaccaaacttggccacaatcatcatttgggtatctagttttaaaaatatgtccggtgacccggccaaccaaccaagatggccgccatggctaaaaatagaacataggggtaaaatgcagttttggcttataactcaaaaattaaagcatttagagcaaatctgacatgggtaaaattgttaatcaggtcaagatctatctgccctgaaattttcagactaatcagacaacctgttgttgggttgctgcccctgagttagtaattttaaggaaattttgctgtttttggttattatcttgaatattgttatagatagagataaactgtaaacagcaataatgttcagtaaagtaagatctacaaataagtcaacatgaacaaaattgtcagttgacccattaaggagttattgccctttatagtcaatattttacaattttcataaattttcataaatttttgtgtaaatttttgtaaatttttactaaatattttccattgtaattactgagccaagttcattatagatagagataactgtagcaactagaatgttcagttaagtaagatctacaaacacatcaccatcaccaaaacacaattttgtcatgaatttatctgtgtccattgtttaatatgcacatagaccaaggtgagtgacacaggctcttgagagcctctagtttttttctataaatgaactttatcatatacttaatagaataAAAAATGGAGTCACTGTTCATTTCAGCGCACAATCTGCTTTCAAAAGAAGCATgcatgagttaaaaaagatatttcaatttaaatgccaaaaatttcatttttgcaccaaagggagataatttggagctttttcaatgatataaacattttaaaagtcatctggggccaaattgaatcaaactttttggttgaattttgtaccatatcataaagtaacaattaatagtgtaataaataaaatttataatgaaaataaaaatgtttaaaaaatttcagaaaatttttgcaccctcgagcctccttaaaacaGATAACACACATACAATCAAAGCAAAAAACTGTCCTAAATACTGACAGTTACTAAATggtaaaatatattattaacacACAATTTGATATGATATCAGTTAAAACACCTCAGAAAGGATGTGGTTTATAATTGTTTACAACCATATGCAAGGCCCTATGTAAGCTATTGGCAGAATGTGGAAATTGTAGTAACTGATCTTTTTCTTCTCCTTTGATAACAAGTTTGAGAAGAACAAAGAAAACCAGAATTTGACCTATTGAACAGTAATCAAACTTAAAAAAGAGTTTATTGCATACTCACCTAAAGCATTGTTTTTCTTTACAtgaatgttcatttttttttatcagtaaaccTCACGAAATGTaatttttgaaagtatttttagtttatttgtaGAGTTTAGTccatttatcatgtatatattgtaGAGAAAGTCCAACAGATATTACCCCACATTATTGGCTATTAACTTAGCCTCAGGACTTTCTGGTTTATCTTCTGATTCACAGAGGTCTGGCTATCTAGTAGTAGAAACAAATTACAGAGTGTATGCCTACACAGGTAAAGAAACAATTctataatattattatataagtataatGATTCAAAGTTAAAAAAACTTCAAGAGGACTTGACCATGTTAGGttcaatatgaattttattgttaTTCAAATCCTCATAAAAGCAACTacctgttaattttttttttaaatatcataaacAGTTCATCATTGACAGACTTTTCAAGTAAAGGGTACTCACAAAAAATGCTGTATTATACTATGTTTGaaattgatttaaataatttgaatatgaaATTGATTACTGTTGTCTGATTGTATTTTACTTGTGTGTTTTACAGATTCGCCACTTCAGGTTGCTTTGTTAGCATTGTTTTGTGAAATGTTATACAGGTAATTTATTACAAATAGTAATCATAAACTAATACTGTATCAAAATTCACAATAACCCTAGTCAAACATGTATGCATATCCAGTAATTCAAGTTGACCCTATGTGTGATTATTTTAGCTCTGATTTTCAAttgctgttaaaaaaaaattaccatttaGTAACTGTCTATTATTTAGGACAATGATTTTTTGCTTTGACTGTATGTGTACATgtgttatttgtttaaatataataaagaagatgtggtatgattgccaatgagacaactgtccacaagagaccaaaatgacacagacattaacaactataggtcactgtatggccttcaacaatgagcaaagcccgtaccgaATAAAGTTGATAATATTTCGTATTATAGTGTTATTAACTTTTATATTTCTAACACTGTATCAAAATTCACAACAACCCTAGTCCAACATGGACATACATCCAATAATTCAAGTTGACCCTATGTGTAATGAATTTAGCTTGGATTCTCAATTACTAAAAGAAATACACCAACATAGACTAGATTCTATATTAAGTAAAAGATGATCTATTTTTTATATGTGATTATATTTAGGTGAATGTGTCCATCAAACACAGTCCAATGGGACGAACCTTAATCTGATAATCTTGGTTCACTTATTTTATATCCCCACTCTATGTCTACACAGTTtcttattaataaaacatttgtcTCTTATGTCTTCAGATTTCCAACTATGTCCATAGGAAACTTAACCAGAACTAGTATCAGAGATGCTCTTGCCAGAGGAATTACAGCTGAACAGGTTCATTTCTTGATTTAGGAATTTATATTTTGTCCTGgttctgatattttttaacatgCACATTTTACCAAATTGAgttttgtctttaattataattttgtaagAGATATCtctcaacaatattttatttaaattgtgaaaaagatgaaaacaaatattaaggaTAGAATTGATGTATGACTTgttgtaatgttttaaaaaaaaatattgaaaatttagtttaacaaaatacagaaataaatatatactcTGGTGAGCTTAGGTTTGTGTGACAGAATGCAACCTAAAATGATAAGTTTTACTGTAGCAAAACACAAGACAATCAATATAGTTTCATTAATATTTCTAAACTTTAAGCATATCGTATCATGTTATCAATACTAACAATAGGTTACATGAATGTTTATCCCTTAACAGTTGTTTACCCATGTTTGAATTGTGGAAATTAAAccagttttgtaaaaaaattattttaaagatttGAGCTGCAAGGGTAAATAAATGTTTGTGAGGAGCATTGTTTCCTCTGAAGTCGTTTTGATAGGAAATGGTGCCTAACTGAAATGCATATAGTGTGTGCAAATACTCAGAATACTTACACAAAATGTATGATGTGATAGACATGAATAGTGTGTAGTGTTTAGAGAGGGATTATTGTTTTGCCTGGTTTAAGTTTTAGGGTGCTCTCAAAGTTAACCACTGTTCATATTGAACaattatataacaaaataaatattaatttttcagaTGGTCAATTTTTTAAGAAGTCATGTCCATCCTATGATGTTGAAAAATGTAAGTACTGAATTTAGGATTGAAAAATTTTCCTTTTAATTAGTTCAAAAGTTGGCATTgccttttttgacaattttttctaAGAGCAAGTATAAatgatttgtataatttgttGACATATTGGATACAACATGTGAATAAGTTTTGAATATTAATGTCTTGGTTTTACTGTAGAATCCTGTGATACCACCAGCAATAACAGACCAGATCAGACTATGGGAACTGGAGAGAAACAGGTTCAAATTTACAGATGGTGTTCTTTATAGTCAGTTCTTATCACAAACAGATTTTGAACTACTCAGAGATTATGCAAAGGtagaattaaatataattttttttgaaattctcAATGGTAGACtgaaattttataagatataAGTACTTCAAATGATATTTCTTCCTTCACAATAATACTAAAGGcaaatgtttatgaatttcgaacagtggtatactactgttgcctttatttatgagaTTTACACAATGCTTTTTTAGTTTGGAAATCTTGTAATTCAATGTACATACTGCCATTGCTACAGCattgacatttattttatttggaaaaaaatttaaACCAATATTTTGTAAATCATTACACATTTTACTTTCTTTATACAAACATTTGATTACAGCcttgatttttatatgttttatctaTAAACTGTGTTTAAAAAGAAGAATGTATTAATGGAAAGAAGTGTATAAGTGTTTTATCAATTTTCTTCGAAAGATCTATTATTCAGGTGTTCACAATTTTACAGAATATAATATGGAGAACTAATCTGATGGGTTTACTGTACTCTAGTAACTATTTATGGTTTAACTATGATCCTTTTTAATGTTGCAGGACTTAGGAGTATGTGTATGGGACAGTCCAGAGAAACGTGTCATGGTCGTCACACGATTTGGTCATGATGACGTCAAGAAATTTTGGAAAAGAAATAAACCGTCAAACAGTTGAAATTCATAAAATTGCATGCATTTCTGTTTACAAAGGAACAGACTAAAATGATTGGGCTAGCCCATTATAGCAGGAAATTAGTGACAAGAAGACAAAAACTTTATAGCCTGTTCCTCTTATCTGAGATACCACGTTTTTGTGTAAAGCAAGATTTGTAATGAGGACATTTCAGGAATTTGCAATAACTGTGAACTCTTGAGAAATATGGAATTTATACATGATGTCAAAACTATTTTGCACGAATAATAATTTATGTATGTAATAAAAAGGCAAGATCCAATGCATATTCACTTGATGGCTTATTTCAGATATTCAAAATTAATACCATCAAGATAAAATATGGAAAATTGACGTCTGTTGCAATTATTCATTCATACTTTATATTAGCAGTCCTGAACACTTTTGTATACTGAATGCATACTTATATCCTGGAATGCATATCTTTCATTATTTATGTTTGGTTAAGTTCATTTTATGACTGtgaaaacaggaaaaattatgaattaaaattttgaaatgttcatTGGATTTTCATTTCAAGAACAATTTCTTGTTAATGTAAAAAACTGGATTCACTACTTTAATAAACTGAAAAACAGAATCAAAGTTCAcaaacaaatttgacaaaaaataagcAACATCCTTGTCCTAAAAAAATAATAGCTTATGCAGCTTTTGTTGATACTTAAAGAATATCTTTCATTGAAATAAAGTTTCTGTTTCAATTCAGCCATTTAGGTTAAATTAACAAAAGAAAGCTTAAAAAGTAATGCTTTATGTTGTCGTTGTCctccgtcatcgttaacttttacaaaaaatcttctcctctgaaactactaggccaaattaaccatacttggccacaatcatcatttgggtatctagtttaaaaaatgtgtccgctgacccggccaaccaaccaagatgactgccatggctaaaaatagaacataggggtaaaatgtagattttggcttatatctctgaaaccaaagcatttagagcaaatctgacatggggtatcatgtcaagatctatctgccctgaaattttcagatgaatcggaaaacccattgttgggttgctgcccctgaattggtaattttaaggaaatttgccgtttttggttatcttgaatattattatagatagagataaactgtttacagcaataatgttcagcaaaggaagatctacaaataggtcaacatgaccaaaatggtcagttgatcccttaacgagttattgccctttattgtcaatttttcgtatatatttgtaatcttttaaaaaaatcttctcctctgaaactactgggtcaaatttaaccatacttggctacactcatcattggggtatctagttaaaaaaatgtgacctggccaaccaatcaagatggctgccatggctaaaaatagaacataggggtaaaatgtagattttggcttatatctctgaaactaaagcatttagagcaaatctgacaaggtttaaaattgtttattaggtcaagatctatctgccctgaaatttttagacaaattggaccacctgttgttgggttgctgcccctgaaatagtaattttaaggaaatttggcagtttttggttattttaaatactattatagataacgataaactgtaaactgcaataatgttcaacaaagttagatctacaaataagtcaacatgaccaaaattgtcagttgacccctcacagagttattgccctttatagtcaattttaaccatttttctaaaattttagtaatcttttaaaaaaatcttctcctctgaaactacttagacaaatttaaccaaacatggccacaattatcatttggggtatctagtttaaaaaatgtgtccaatgaccctaccctttaaccaagatggccaacatggctaaaaatatagcatagggataaaatgcagtttttggcttatatctctgaaaccaaagcatttagagcaaatctgacagtagTTAAATTCATTGAGTCAAGAtttaactgccctgaaatttttagacaaatcaggcaacccgttgttggattgcttcccctgaattggtaatttacagaaaattttgcagttttttggttattatcttcaatattgtCTTAgctagagataaactgtaaacagcaattatgtatagcaaagtaagatctacaaataagtcatctttacttaatggtcaattgaccccttaaggagttattgctctttaaagtaaatttaaacaattttcgaaaatttgttattttttgtaaacttttacaaaatgttctCCTTTGAAACgtctgagccaagttcattatagatagagaaaattgtaaacagcaagaatgttcagtaaagtaagattgacaaacacatcatgatcaccaaaacacaattttataatGAATTCTATTCTCTTCTAtaatttgtgtcctttgtttaatgtGCTGCTTGCACGCACATAgacaaaggtgagcgacacaggctctttagagcctgtaGTTTAAAGTTTTGTTGACAGATCAATACACTGTATCATGTTATGTTCAAGGAAGGAATATTAAATAGAGGATAAGATATGCCccttcttataatttaataaccTTTTCTTGgtcatcaaaagcactatttatGTTTTTCCAGGCTAAGAACATGCCATcatttt from Mytilus galloprovincialis chromosome 2, xbMytGall1.hap1.1, whole genome shotgun sequence encodes:
- the LOC143064541 gene encoding general transcription factor IIH subunit 4-like; this translates as MATTRKLDCKNLHGYLKTLPWHVLDKLYSHPATCLAVFRQLPDLSKHYVMRMLFIEQHVSQSVVNLWVNSKYQDEQKQAVTALTDLRVWHEETMTGGLQGWKMNQTFRKNMKIALLGGGNPWTSGGEQLAPDKHSKDIPFLDKYALERWECVLHFMVGSTEGTEGVSRDIIDVLLHAGLMKSDSLEPLPSITPEGFQFLLMETGSQVWYFVLQYLETVEQRGMDLIECLSFLFQLSFSTLGKDYSTEGMTENQLKFLQHLREFGLVYQRKRKSNRYYPTLLAINLASGLSGLSSDSQRSGYLVVETNYRVYAYTDSPLQVALLALFCEMLYRFPTMSIGNLTRTSIRDALARGITAEQMVNFLRSHVHPMMLKNNPVIPPAITDQIRLWELERNRFKFTDGVLYSQFLSQTDFELLRDYAKDLGVCVWDSPEKRVMVVTRFGHDDVKKFWKRNKPSNS